A region of the Scomber scombrus chromosome 17, fScoSco1.1, whole genome shotgun sequence genome:
aAAAGTTCCGCATTGCAGGTTTAAATGAcagatttaaaataatacaactgGTATAAGAAAGTCTCACATGCTTACCAGGtgtattttaaatcaatttccGGATCTTAAAAGTTTACAAGCAAATGGGAGAGAATAGTGACTTGCCAAGCTTAAGCATAGTAGTAATACTCAAACAGTTCTTACCCTCTTGGACCTCGGGGGTGGAAGTGGCGTGGAGGCCCAGGGGGCGGCATTCCACGGCCACGCGGATGTGGTGGACGCCATCTGAAACCGGGATGACCccgaggaggtggtggagggggtCTGTGCAGGAACAGgacatgtgtatgtgtcagtAAAAACTCTTTGTAGTGATTCAAATGAGCAAGAGTGTCTGCAAATGTAAGATCAGCTGAGAGGCAAGACATAACTTCCAAGTGGAGGTAAGTGGTTTAAAAGGTGAAAATTGCACTTTAAATTGGATTATCAAAACCCTCAAAAATGTATGGTGCTCTTTTTACCTCACCAGGCACAAACTACTTTTAAACTGGCGAGGACTGTTGTTCAGATCTCCATTTGACTGTCGCAGTGgctgcatgtgtgcgtgtgggaAATGGTTACCTGTGCATGGGTGGGAAGGGACCTCTTAGATGCattggtggaggtggaggagggccCATGCCCATGGGTCCACCTCTACCTCGATGATTTCTCATGTCTGGGTAAGGTCGCATCCTCCCCATTCCTCTGGAATTAAAAGACAATTAATCACCAGTGAAGCAAATAATACGAGCAAGATTTTAGCATAGTAAAACCACCAGTGATTAGTCGAGTACCTCATCGGTGCAAATCCATTCATGGATCCATCCCTCCCTCGGCCCCTCCCATGTCCAGGTGGACCAAAGCCTTTTATCATCCCTCGTCCACCACACATGCCACCTCGACTCATTCGACCTCCTCGACCACGACCTCTGAACCCACGTCCCCTAAAGCAGATGGAGCAATGTGACAAAACAGTCATTATGCTGATTAGTCCAAGTCTGATGACAAACCCAAAAGTAGTTGGATGCTTAAGTTTAAAGAGTGCCTTGACACCCCctgaaaatgttgcttttgcTGACTTCCAGTGGTTTAACGTTTCACACAGATGTACTCCAGGACCCTGCGACATCACTACCGATTGTGGTTACATGTGCAACAGTGCAAACCTCTGACCACACCCAGCCACACTCACAAGTGATCCTGCCACATTTTGAACATCTtgaagtagggctgggcgatatggacaaaatcaagtatcacgatatatttgaccaaatacctcgatatcgatattgcaacgaTAATGTATATtgcaaaatatttacacaatgaaatgtttgataaataatcatcggTAATGTGattataatgacaaagtgggtaaaaggtaaataacagaacagctagaacagtctggtaagttcagaaaattacaaatttttacagtaatgcaacatttaaaagcaggaaaagacaacactgatgacatatcacgatatcctaaatctaagacgatatgtAGTCTCATATCaagatattgatataatatcgatatattgcccagccctatctTGAAGCCTTCCCTTACATGCTAGTCAGAAACCATCATACAGTTTTAGGCTGTTAGGAACCACAAGACTGACCTGGCTTTGTTTTCGTTTATGGGTCTCTCAGATTCATATGTGGAAGTCTTTGAGGTTTCTGTCACCCTTTCTTCAGTGTCTGCATCCATCTGAAACGATTCAGGTcaacatttatatacatatacatatacactaCCACCATGGAAAACTCTTCCAACATGATTATTTAAGagtaacattttcacatttcttacatacaaaactaattttcttccatatataatatgtattattcaAACACTGCAGCAAAGGAAAATTAGGGCAATTTACCATTTGAAAAGTAAATTCATGCAGAAAGAAATTGTGAATTCCCTGCAGCTGCAAGGTAATCAAGCATGATGTGAACAAATGGTCGCCTCTTTTCCAAAGATTTATCTAATaggctgaaaaaaaataatctatgAGAGCGCCCTTTAGCAAAAAACTGAGTGTTGGCCACTTTGAATCGACATGTTTTCACATGGTGGTATCTTTATAATGCAGTGAAAACATTACTTTTTATGGTTTTCTTTGTCACGCCCCAATTTCATTAAAAGGTGGATGGATTTGTACATCAACTTTACTTCAcatgaatatgaaatgaatatAACCTACAATATGTGCAAAGTGCAGGCTGCTGACAGttcaaaaatacaattttttaaTCAGGAGatatatttattacaaaataaCATCCATATTGTCCTTTTCTAACCTTGAgacaaactgatttttattttgtgtaatttcTATTGGACACTATAACTTTAAGAAAACGCTACAATAATATAACTACTATTATATTTGAAATGCTTAATGAACAGCTTTTCTTGCAGTTACTATTTGATGATGTAAAGAGATTACTtttgacaataataataataatgataaactatTAAGGCTCAAATATAAAAGACATATTTAGGTACTGTATGTCTTTCTGATACATAGGTGTTAGAATGTCACTCAGAAGATCTTGGAAACATAAAACCCCAGCGCTGCATTCACTGCATTGTTATGTAGCTGGGTGTGCATGCCTACACTGAAGCAGGTGACAAATCTGCAAGCACGGAGAACCGCATGTAAAAGCTGATAGCGGGAAAATTATTAATAGTCCCAAACCCCAGATCGCTACTGTAACATGCAGCATCTGTGCCACTGATAGACTGGAGTGTGAAGGGACGGAAGGGAAGACATTTGTTATATAGGGCAAaggtggaggaaggaggggtggGATTTAAGCATGAAACTGCCATGTAACATATTTGGAGAAAGTACGTAATGCATCTTTGAAAACGGAAAATTTGCCCTGAAggagaaaaaactgaaacagaCGCCTGTAACTTTGGTGTTTGAAGCGTTTTTGTTAGTAAAAATCCAGCAATTCCTGTGAGGTTAAGAATTACcctattaaaaataaacttatcTTATGATGAATTATAAAAAAGGacacaatataaatatagcACGACTCTAAGTCCCTGCAGGAAGAATCTTGTTTAAAACAAGACTGTACATGATAAAAATGTCACATAGTATGATGAGGTCACTACGAGCACTCCCTGCAGGAACATTACTTTCAacatattaaacaaatgagTCTAGAATATGCAACGTTTCACACAGGGAATTCAGAAAtatctataaatacattataaaaacaaatgttttaagatTTGGGATAATTTCTTATTGTTTAAAGACTGATGAACTGTGAGTTCCATCACCTTAATATACTTCATTCATGCAGCTACTTTGTGCCACACTTCCCCTGAATTGAATGTACAACCAGTTGTCAGTTTATTAGGTTAGGCCCCACAATAAGAAATTCATGAAATCTTCGGGACCTTCGAAAACTCTTTTAGACAAAGTGTTGATTCAACTTCATATTAATTTTGGAGGCTAAtttgtggtgatgatgaagTGTAAGGCTCTATACTGAGAAATGTTTCTAATATTGCAAAGACTATCAATGTAACTATCTATCAATATTTTAGGGCaatggttctcaaactttttccaAGTCAAGGAAAAAGTTTGAGATTAGGGACAGTTTTGGGAGTCAGATCATAAATCTGACTAGACCCTCATTTGAAGATTTTTGGTTCTAcgtgttttattacagaaaatgtataaaacccATGAACAAAATGGGTACATACAACAATACATTTTGTCACTGTGTTACTCAAAGATGGAAtcatagtgaaaataaattagtCCCATTTTTCCTGGGGGGCCCCCTTCAAGGACCCCTGGTGGTCCCCGCACCCCTCTTTGAAAACCATGGCAGGGTATTCAGAGCAAAAGCTTTTCGTGAAGCAGTGCACTGTACAGTCTGTG
Encoded here:
- the si:ch211-51e12.7 gene encoding histidine-rich glycoprotein, which translates into the protein MSQGPGVHLCETLNHWKGRGFRGRGRGGRMSRGGMCGGRGMIKGFGPPGHGRGRGRDGSMNGFAPMRGMGRMRPYPDMRNHRGRGGPMGMGPPPPPPMHLRGPFPPMHRPPPPPPRGHPGFRWRPPHPRGRGMPPPGPPRHFHPRGPRGYHNGPVSPPPHLLPGRGQRWPGPPGGRRF